Proteins co-encoded in one Xylanibacillus composti genomic window:
- a CDS encoding NHLP leader peptide family RiPP precursor, whose product MSKGEQLRQQIIQKAWADPAFKQLLLSDPRKALKEAFQIDVPPHIQLETLEETDSRYYLVIPPNPSTAIRNASDANVRAEW is encoded by the coding sequence ATGTCTAAAGGAGAACAGTTACGCCAACAAATCATTCAGAAAGCATGGGCAGATCCCGCCTTCAAGCAGCTTCTGCTGAGCGATCCCAGAAAGGCCCTTAAGGAGGCCTTTCAGATTGACGTGCCCCCTCATATTCAACTGGAGACACTGGAGGAGACAGATAGCCGTTATTACCTGGTCATCCCCCCAAATCCCTCCACGGCCATTAGAAATGCCAGCGATGCTAATGTAAGAGCAGAATGGTAA